The following proteins are co-located in the Haloplanus sp. HW8-1 genome:
- a CDS encoding IclR family transcriptional regulator: MARNTDGRSVKAVEHSMEILDLLQQSGGASLSTIADAVDLAPGTVHTHLATLSTYDYVVKRDGRYYLSPQLVTVGERARSQEPLYDAGKDPIQNLADETGETAHLIREFDCRILPVYEVFGERAIGVDYHVEKRERLVRHLHCTASGKAILSQLPAEDIDRIVERHGLVKRTPNTIDEKDALLDELDAVDERGFAIADEEQMLGIRAVGVPVMRVDGTPAGAISVSGPTSRLKGSYLTEELPEMVTRATNVTEIKLNRERRSDSGGK; encoded by the coding sequence ATGGCCCGCAATACGGACGGACGATCGGTCAAGGCGGTCGAACACAGCATGGAGATTCTGGACCTGCTACAGCAGTCCGGTGGTGCCTCGCTCTCCACCATCGCGGACGCCGTCGACCTCGCTCCGGGCACGGTCCACACCCATCTCGCGACGCTGTCGACGTACGACTACGTTGTCAAACGCGACGGCCGGTACTACCTCAGCCCCCAACTCGTCACCGTCGGGGAGCGAGCGCGGAGCCAGGAGCCACTCTACGACGCGGGGAAAGACCCGATACAGAACCTGGCGGACGAGACGGGCGAGACGGCCCACCTCATCCGCGAGTTCGACTGTCGTATCCTCCCTGTCTACGAAGTGTTCGGCGAACGGGCGATCGGGGTCGACTACCACGTCGAAAAACGGGAACGGTTGGTTCGTCACCTCCACTGTACCGCCTCGGGGAAGGCGATTCTCTCCCAGTTGCCGGCCGAAGACATCGACCGGATCGTCGAACGGCACGGACTCGTCAAGCGGACGCCGAACACGATCGACGAGAAGGATGCCTTGCTCGACGAACTCGACGCGGTGGACGAACGCGGGTTCGCGATCGCCGACGAGGAACAGATGCTCGGCATCCGCGCCGTCGGCGTCCCGGTGATGCGGGTAGACGGCACGCCCGCTGGGGCGATTAGCGTCTCGGGCCCGACCTCCAGACTCAAGGGGAGTTACCTCACCGAGGAGTTACCCGAGATGGTCACGAGGGCCACCAACGTTACTGAGATCAAACTCAACCGCGAGCGCCGGAGCGACTCCGGAGGCAAGTGA
- a CDS encoding cold-shock protein: MSNGTVDFFNDTGGYGFISTDDGDLDDDEDVFFHMEDVGGADLEEGQEVEFDIESSPKGPRATNLVRN, from the coding sequence ATGTCAAACGGAACGGTTGATTTCTTCAACGACACTGGCGGCTACGGTTTCATTTCGACTGACGACGGCGACCTCGACGACGACGAGGACGTGTTCTTCCACATGGAGGACGTTGGTGGTGCGGACCTCGAAGAGGGTCAGGAAGTCGAGTTCGACATCGAATCATCCCCGAAGGGACCCCGCGCGACGAACCTCGTCCGCAACTAG
- a CDS encoding SDR family NAD(P)-dependent oxidoreductase codes for MSQRLENETAVVTGASSGIGRATARQFAREGANVVVATRHREPRLGGAPTVELIEEEGGEAMFKQTDVLRLGDLEDAVDAAVEAYGSLDVMVNNAAVFETRPIEEVDEENYDWMMDTNLKGAFFGCQAAIQQMEAQDEGGTIVNVSSTSGLYGLPESSVYCAAKGGVTNLSRSLAYEKGPEGIRVNSVNPGIIETAMTKEDEGELVTLAEEVPLKYIGDPEEVATVVAFLASDEASYINGHNLVVDGGVTIREV; via the coding sequence ATGTCTCAGAGACTTGAAAACGAGACGGCAGTAGTGACCGGAGCGTCGTCGGGGATCGGTCGTGCCACGGCCCGGCAGTTCGCCCGTGAGGGAGCCAACGTCGTCGTCGCGACACGTCACCGCGAACCGCGGTTGGGTGGGGCACCGACGGTCGAACTCATTGAGGAGGAAGGCGGGGAAGCGATGTTCAAGCAGACGGACGTTCTGCGACTCGGTGATCTTGAGGACGCGGTCGACGCCGCCGTCGAAGCGTACGGTTCGCTGGACGTTATGGTGAACAACGCAGCCGTTTTTGAGACCCGACCGATCGAGGAGGTCGACGAGGAAAACTACGACTGGATGATGGACACGAATCTCAAAGGTGCGTTCTTCGGCTGTCAGGCTGCCATCCAGCAGATGGAAGCACAGGATGAGGGCGGAACCATCGTCAACGTCTCCTCGACCTCGGGCCTCTATGGACTCCCGGAGTCGTCGGTCTACTGCGCAGCGAAGGGCGGGGTGACGAACCTATCGCGGTCGCTAGCCTACGAGAAGGGACCGGAGGGAATCCGGGTCAATTCGGTCAATCCGGGGATCATCGAGACGGCGATGACGAAAGAAGACGAGGGCGAGCTCGTCACGTTAGCCGAGGAGGTTCCGCTGAAATACATCGGTGATCCCGAAGAGGTCGCGACCGTGGTCGCCTTTCTGGCGAGCGACGAGGCCTCGTACATCAACGGTCACAATCTCGTTGTCGACGGTGGGGTTACTATCAGAGAGGTCTGA